From Stenotrophomonas sp. SAU14A_NAIMI4_8:
CGCCGCCCACGCCCATTGAAGTGGCCGGCACGCTGCTGGACCCCTCGCACCCCGACCATCGTCTGTTCGCGCAGCTGATCCAGAAAGTGGCCGAGCTGGATGCCGCGCACGGGCGCACCTTCGATGACACCAGCCAGCGCATCAGCGCCAGCCTGCTGGTGCTGGCCAAGCAGAACAACCTGTCACGCGTGGACCACGTGCTGCTCAGTCGCCCCACGCAGGACAGCCCCGCCGCGGGCAGCATCTTCATCGTGCAGGGCGACCGCAACGACCCCGGGCACCGCCGCGCCAGCATTGCCACCGAAGTGGCGGCGCAGACCGACGTGGCCGATTCGCTGCGGTTGAAGGAGCAGTGATGCGCGCGGTGCGTGCCGTTGTTGCGTCTGCGGCGCTTGCCTTGCTGGTGGGCTGCGGCAGTGGTTCGTCACCGGAAGCGCCGAAGCTGCTCACCCGCGCCGAGGCCGAAGCCCGCACCGTGGTGCCGTTCACTCGTGGTGTGCGGTTGGACAAGGCGGGGCGGATCGTGGATGTGACCTTTGATGCGCCCGCGGTGGTTGATCCACAGATGCCGTGGCTGAAGCTTGGTTTGAGGTTGCAGGGACAGGACGAAGAGGCGCTGTCAAAGGCCGCCGACAGTCTGAGAGAGGGCGCGTTGAAGGTGCGGGTTCACCTTGATCGCCTGGACAGGAAGAACGCTGGCGCCGTCATTCTTTCGCGGTCATCCGATGATGGCCGAGACTGGGTTCCAATTCCCAACGATGGTCACGTGGACCGTGTGTCGCCCGCAACGGTGGATACCTATCCGTTGATTGAGGCAGGGCTTCACTCGCGGGACGTGTCATATCGGACGCTGGAGATGGCCGATGCAGGCTTGATTGATGCGGGCCGCTACCGGGTTACGGTCGACGCTGTGGACGATCGGCCCGAATTCAGGAATCTGCAGGTCGAGTTCATTGCGGCCTACTACTCACTAGGAAAGTAAGTCATGCAACCGACAGCCGAGCGCTACACCGTTACCATCCATGCCGCTGCACCCGGCACGCCGCGCCATGGCAAGCGGGAGGGGCATGAGATTGTTCTGAACGACTCCCAGGTCGGCCACATGTATTTTTCGCTGGACCGGCCTGGAGCGCTCGACGAGGAGGGAAAGAAGCTGGCGCCGCTGAGCTTTGGCTTGACCCGCGACGTTGGTGCCGATGGCAGCAGCCATGGGAAAGTTGAACTGCATGATGTGCGGATCTACCAGAATCCGCGGTTCGAGCGCACGATCGAGATCAGCAAGGAACAATACGAAAAGCTGAAACAGTTCGGCGAGTCGCCGGCCAAGCACGGCTTCGACATGGACAACTACAACCTGATCACCAATGCCTGCTCGGACTTCACCTGGAATGCGCTGAACCACGCCGGGCTGCACCCGGTCGGTGCAGCCGGTCCTATCAAGAACTACGAAGGCTCGATCAAGGTGCTGGACAACATTCCGGCCATCAACGCCATTCCGCAGCAGATCAAGGGAAGTGAGCTGGATGCGGTGAAGTGGAATGAGATGCCCAAGCAGAGCTTCGGTCAATGGTGGATCTCGCAGCATGGCGAACCGGCACAGAATGCCAACCCCTTGGACGGTACGCCCGCCGATCCTTCCCACGCCGATCATGCGCGCCTGAACCAGCTGCACACGCAGGTAGCGGCGACGGGGGCGTTCGGCGATGAACTGGGCAATGTGAGTGCAAGCCTTCTTGCGCTGTCCCACCAGAACGGCTTCGCGCGGGTGGATGAGGTCGTAGTGGGCGAGCGCCGCGGCGATGCAGCGCCCAACCTGTTCATCGTGCAGGGCGATCGCGCCGATCCAGCGCACCTGCGCGCCAGCCTGCCGGCGGATGTGGCGGCGCAGACCCCGGTGGCGGCTTCGTTCGAGCGCGTCGAACAGCTTGCCCAGGCCCAGCCGCAGCGCGACGCACAGCGCCTGCAGGAGGACCAGCAGCTGCAGCAGTCGCAAGGCCCGCGCATGGCCTGAGGCCACCGCCCCGCCGCGCGCGGCCCACGCACCAGCCCCACCTGCTACCATTGGCCTGCTAACCCAGCCAGCCCACCCTGCGCAGACAGATGCGGGGCGGGCCGTCGCAGTACGGCCCAGCGAGCCAGGACACCCTCCCGTGCCCTTTCAAGGATGCTCGCATGAACCGTTTGTCGCTTTTCCGCTCGGCCGCACTGGCCGTGGCCATCTCGCTCAGCGTGGGCGCGCCGCCGGCCTTCGCCGATAACGCCGCCGCCCGCA
This genomic window contains:
- a CDS encoding XVIPCD domain-containing protein, whose amino-acid sequence is MQPTAERYTVTIHAAAPGTPRHGKREGHEIVLNDSQVGHMYFSLDRPGALDEEGKKLAPLSFGLTRDVGADGSSHGKVELHDVRIYQNPRFERTIEISKEQYEKLKQFGESPAKHGFDMDNYNLITNACSDFTWNALNHAGLHPVGAAGPIKNYEGSIKVLDNIPAINAIPQQIKGSELDAVKWNEMPKQSFGQWWISQHGEPAQNANPLDGTPADPSHADHARLNQLHTQVAATGAFGDELGNVSASLLALSHQNGFARVDEVVVGERRGDAAPNLFIVQGDRADPAHLRASLPADVAAQTPVAASFERVEQLAQAQPQRDAQRLQEDQQLQQSQGPRMA